From one Mycolicibacterium sp. HK-90 genomic stretch:
- a CDS encoding inorganic phosphate transporter: protein MSAELIVLVLLIATALAFDFTNGFHDTGNAMATSIATRALKPKTAVLLAGVLNLVGAFLSVEVAITVTSSVLKIQDSKSGALIPSIDASTGLTIIFAGLIGGILWNLLTWLFGIPSSSSHALFGGLIGAGLAAIGLAGVNWSGVTQKVLIPAVAAPVIACLVAACGTWLVYRITRNVTQKRREAGFRWGQIATASLVALSHGTNDAQKTMGVIALALITTGHLSGDVKNNGLPFWIIASCALAIGLGTYIGGWRVIRTLGKGLVEIESPQGLAAEASSAAIILSSSAAGMALSTTHVATGSILGSGVGKPGAEVRWAVAGRMAVAWLITLPAAGLVGALAFWLSHGIESLTSSTLAGDGLIFLLLVALSGYMWWRAQQQKVDHSNVNADWDHSTNSVVPAELREAAKPGTGKPDNKPDKAAV from the coding sequence ATGAGCGCTGAGCTGATCGTCCTGGTGCTGTTGATAGCAACGGCACTGGCTTTTGACTTCACAAACGGCTTTCACGACACCGGCAACGCCATGGCCACCTCGATCGCCACCCGCGCTCTCAAGCCGAAGACGGCGGTGCTGCTCGCCGGGGTGCTGAACCTGGTGGGCGCGTTCCTCTCGGTCGAGGTCGCGATCACGGTCACCAGTTCGGTGCTCAAGATCCAGGACTCCAAGTCCGGGGCGCTGATCCCCTCGATCGACGCCTCGACCGGGCTGACCATCATCTTCGCCGGTCTGATCGGCGGCATCCTGTGGAACCTGCTGACGTGGCTGTTCGGCATCCCGTCGAGTTCCTCGCACGCCCTGTTCGGCGGGCTGATCGGCGCCGGCCTGGCCGCGATCGGTCTGGCCGGGGTGAACTGGTCCGGCGTCACCCAGAAGGTGCTCATCCCCGCGGTCGCCGCGCCGGTCATCGCGTGCCTGGTGGCCGCCTGCGGAACCTGGCTGGTCTACCGCATCACCCGCAACGTCACGCAGAAGCGTCGCGAAGCCGGCTTCCGCTGGGGCCAGATCGCCACCGCCTCGCTGGTCGCGCTGTCGCACGGAACCAACGATGCGCAGAAGACCATGGGCGTCATCGCGCTGGCCCTCATCACCACCGGTCACCTGAGCGGGGACGTCAAGAACAACGGCCTGCCGTTCTGGATCATCGCCTCCTGCGCGCTGGCCATCGGCCTGGGCACCTACATCGGCGGCTGGCGGGTCATCCGCACGCTGGGCAAGGGCCTGGTCGAGATCGAGTCGCCGCAGGGCCTCGCCGCCGAGGCCTCGTCCGCCGCAATCATCTTGAGCTCCAGCGCCGCCGGCATGGCGCTGTCCACCACCCACGTCGCGACCGGCTCCATCCTCGGTAGCGGTGTCGGCAAGCCCGGTGCCGAGGTGCGCTGGGCGGTTGCCGGACGCATGGCCGTGGCCTGGCTGATCACCCTGCCCGCCGCGGGCCTCGTGGGCGCGCTGGCGTTCTGGCTGTCCCACGGGATCGAATCGCTGACCTCCTCGACGCTGGCCGGTGACGGGTTGATCTTCCTGCTCCTGGTCGCGCTGTCCGGGTACATGTGGTGGCGGGCCCAGCAGCAGAAGGTGGACCACAGCAACGTGAACGCCGATTGGGACCACTCCACCAATTCGGTGGTGCCCGCCGAGCTGCGCGAGGCGGCCAAGCCCGGCACCGGCAAGCCCGACAACAAGCCCGACAAGGCCGCGGTCTGA
- a CDS encoding DUF3349 domain-containing protein, which translates to MTETTSFLDNVLSWLRAGYPEGVPHTDQFALLALLTRSLSEDEVVQAAHNILRSSDGARPVTDDEIRVAVHEIIDKEPNPEEVNQVAARLASVGWPLATPGR; encoded by the coding sequence ATGACGGAAACGACGAGCTTCCTCGACAACGTCCTGAGCTGGCTGCGGGCGGGCTATCCGGAAGGGGTGCCGCACACCGACCAGTTCGCGCTGCTGGCACTGCTGACCCGGTCGCTGTCCGAGGACGAAGTGGTCCAGGCCGCGCACAACATCCTGCGGTCCAGCGACGGAGCCCGCCCGGTCACCGACGACGAGATCCGGGTCGCGGTGCACGAGATCATCGACAAGGAACCGAATCCCGAAGAGGTCAATCAGGTCGCCGCGCGACTGGCCTCGGTGGGCTGGCCGCTCGCGACACCGGGGCGCTGA
- a CDS encoding VOC family protein has protein sequence MEILASRMLIRPVDYPKSVEFYRDGIGLAIAREYGAGTVFYAGQSLIELAGHHSPTESGTFPGALWLQVRDVYAIQAELESRGVAIARAATQEPWGLHEMHVTDPDGITLIFVQVPDTHPLRRDTRQ, from the coding sequence ATGGAGATCCTGGCCAGCCGGATGCTGATCCGGCCGGTCGATTACCCGAAGTCGGTGGAGTTCTACCGGGACGGTATCGGCCTGGCCATCGCCCGTGAATACGGCGCAGGCACAGTCTTTTACGCCGGGCAGTCGCTGATCGAGCTGGCCGGCCATCACAGCCCCACCGAATCCGGGACGTTCCCCGGAGCACTGTGGCTGCAGGTGCGTGACGTCTACGCCATCCAGGCCGAACTCGAAAGCCGCGGGGTGGCGATCGCCCGGGCCGCGACGCAGGAACCGTGGGGGCTGCACGAGATGCACGTGACCGATCCCGACGGCATCACCCTGATTTTCGTGCAGGTACCCGACACGCACCCGCTGCGCCGCGACACCCGCCAATAA
- a CDS encoding PucR family transcriptional regulator, which translates to MSDRGDVIPTLRDLLESHRGLLTPDEPTGDLARRISWVHTTELRDPSRYLRGGELVCTVGISLQTAQDCAAFVESLTRAGAAGLCFGIGDVHDTVPGALITAAARDSLPILIAPPNVPFSSVSRYVADFQVGGEISVARATHSLMPELLSSQRRRESVRQLLDRAGEVLGGYLLLDPDETPEDAGATTVVDGLGALTWVGSGDPPETAVLELIARFAQAAQGDRDIESALARERVGQLLSLIERRMLLPDALNQLLDWAGLSSPDLTCSAWPAGAGAVLSMAFPDALVGDAPEVCLVVEAGARAQATTELSLPSGHAAAAPLAELGAAITQARIALDLAQQHGGSIGPDQLSTFDSLLEGLPLNRLAPFKNQLIDPLERLDHDRGTQHVRTLRAFLATNGSLIDTARELFLHTNTVRHRLGRIHEITGRNPMSFEDQAAFAIGLRASDRARRMPGQPG; encoded by the coding sequence ATGTCGGACCGCGGCGACGTCATACCGACACTGCGCGATCTCCTCGAGTCACATCGCGGGCTGCTCACCCCCGACGAACCCACCGGTGACCTGGCGCGCCGGATCAGCTGGGTGCACACCACAGAGTTACGGGACCCGTCGCGGTATCTGCGCGGGGGCGAACTGGTCTGCACGGTCGGCATCAGCCTGCAGACCGCGCAGGACTGCGCGGCCTTCGTCGAATCGTTGACCCGGGCCGGGGCCGCCGGGTTGTGCTTCGGCATCGGCGATGTGCACGACACCGTCCCCGGCGCGCTGATCACCGCGGCCGCCCGCGACAGTCTGCCGATCCTCATCGCCCCGCCCAATGTGCCGTTCTCGTCGGTGAGCCGCTACGTCGCCGACTTCCAGGTGGGCGGCGAGATATCCGTCGCGCGGGCCACCCATTCGCTGATGCCCGAACTGCTTTCGTCACAACGGCGGCGCGAGTCGGTGCGTCAGCTCTTGGACCGGGCCGGTGAGGTGCTGGGCGGCTACCTGCTGCTGGATCCCGACGAGACACCCGAGGACGCCGGTGCCACCACGGTGGTCGACGGGCTGGGCGCCCTGACCTGGGTGGGCAGTGGCGATCCGCCCGAAACCGCCGTGCTGGAGCTGATCGCGCGATTCGCCCAGGCTGCCCAAGGTGACCGCGACATCGAATCCGCCCTGGCCCGAGAACGGGTCGGGCAACTGCTGTCGCTGATCGAGCGCCGCATGCTGCTGCCCGATGCCCTCAATCAACTGTTGGACTGGGCGGGGCTGAGCTCGCCCGACCTGACCTGCTCGGCCTGGCCGGCCGGGGCCGGCGCCGTCCTGTCCATGGCGTTTCCCGACGCCCTGGTCGGCGATGCACCCGAGGTGTGTCTGGTGGTCGAGGCCGGCGCCCGCGCGCAGGCCACCACCGAGCTGTCACTGCCTTCGGGACACGCCGCGGCCGCACCGCTCGCCGAACTGGGCGCGGCGATCACCCAGGCGCGCATCGCCCTCGACCTCGCCCAGCAACACGGCGGCAGCATCGGACCCGATCAACTGAGCACCTTCGACAGCCTGCTCGAGGGGTTGCCCCTGAACCGGTTGGCCCCGTTCAAGAACCAACTCATCGACCCGCTCGAGCGCTTGGACCACGACCGGGGCACCCAGCACGTGCGGACGCTCCGGGCGTTCCTGGCCACCAACGGGTCACTGATCGACACCGCCCGCGAGCTGTTCCTGCACACCAACACCGTGCGGCACCGGCTGGGCCGCATCCACGAGATCACCGGGCGCAACCCGATGAGCTTCGAGGATCAGGCCGCGTTCGCCATCGGGTTGCGCGCCAGCGACCGGGCCCGCCGGATGCCGGGGCAGCCTGGCTGA
- a CDS encoding APC family permease: MTASPISLPAHDPGGHQVLRREFSLWSAFAFAFAFISPIVALYGIFGLALAAAGPSFWWGFGLVFGGQLLVALVFAMLVSRWPLEGSIYQWSRRLLGTTYGWFAGWVYMWTLVIAMATVALGAAGFVANIAGVESPSGGLRAVIALVILLGGTAINLIGRGALKVFMTASIVAEVIGSIGLGTWLLLFHRNNSLSVLFDGGGPGVDTWSYLSGPFLIAVAFIGFSFVGFESAGAIAEEVHEPRRDLPKAVLFSLGFIALVVAYSSLAIILAIPDLDAVVSGSVADPVYETLTAALGHGIAKPVEVLFVIGFLASFLALQTSASRVIWAYARDGALPASAGLARLRGRARIPVVAILVTTVVGGALFLLSIVAGDIYSLMVNFTAGGFYLAFLFPLLGFVVVLARRGWKDGAFSLGRATVPVAAVAAVWAVLQTLNIAWPRPVFEQRYLDWSVWIGVAVLGVIGLGILLGVRGRIVSAAVIDEDEIFDEQADDKVAVDD; this comes from the coding sequence ATGACTGCATCGCCGATCTCGTTGCCCGCGCATGACCCCGGCGGACACCAGGTTCTACGGCGTGAATTCTCGCTGTGGTCGGCCTTTGCCTTTGCTTTTGCGTTCATCTCGCCGATCGTCGCGCTCTACGGAATCTTCGGTCTGGCGCTGGCCGCGGCCGGCCCGAGCTTCTGGTGGGGCTTCGGTCTGGTGTTCGGCGGCCAGCTGCTGGTGGCCCTGGTGTTCGCGATGCTGGTGTCCCGCTGGCCGTTGGAGGGTTCCATATACCAATGGTCCCGGCGGCTGCTCGGCACGACCTACGGCTGGTTCGCCGGCTGGGTGTACATGTGGACGCTGGTGATCGCGATGGCGACGGTGGCGCTCGGCGCCGCCGGGTTCGTGGCCAACATCGCCGGGGTGGAATCGCCGTCGGGCGGCTTGCGGGCCGTCATCGCGCTCGTGATCCTGCTCGGCGGAACGGCGATCAACCTGATCGGCCGCGGTGCGCTCAAGGTGTTCATGACCGCGAGCATCGTGGCCGAGGTGATCGGTTCGATCGGGCTGGGTACCTGGCTGCTGCTGTTCCACCGCAACAACTCGTTGTCGGTGCTGTTCGACGGCGGCGGTCCCGGGGTGGACACCTGGAGCTATCTGAGCGGGCCGTTCCTGATCGCGGTGGCGTTCATCGGGTTCTCGTTCGTCGGGTTCGAGAGCGCGGGCGCGATCGCCGAGGAGGTGCACGAGCCGCGGCGGGACCTGCCCAAGGCTGTGCTGTTCTCGCTGGGGTTCATCGCGTTGGTGGTGGCCTACTCGAGCCTGGCGATCATCCTGGCGATCCCCGATCTCGATGCGGTGGTGTCCGGTTCGGTGGCCGACCCGGTGTACGAAACCCTCACGGCGGCACTGGGTCACGGCATCGCCAAACCGGTCGAGGTGCTGTTCGTGATCGGTTTCCTGGCCAGCTTCCTGGCCCTGCAGACGTCCGCGTCCCGCGTGATCTGGGCCTACGCCCGCGACGGTGCGCTGCCGGCGTCGGCCGGGCTGGCCCGGTTGCGCGGCCGGGCCCGGATTCCGGTGGTGGCGATCCTGGTCACCACGGTGGTCGGCGGGGCACTGTTCCTGCTGTCCATCGTGGCCGGCGACATCTATTCGCTCATGGTCAATTTCACCGCCGGCGGCTTCTACCTGGCGTTCCTGTTCCCGCTGCTCGGGTTCGTGGTGGTCTTGGCCCGCCGCGGCTGGAAGGACGGCGCGTTCAGCCTGGGCCGGGCCACGGTGCCGGTGGCCGCGGTGGCCGCGGTGTGGGCTGTCCTGCAGACACTCAACATCGCCTGGCCCAGACCGGTTTTCGAGCAGCGCTACCTGGACTGGTCGGTGTGGATCGGGGTCGCGGTGCTGGGTGTGATCGGACTCGGGATCCTGCTCGGTGTGCGTGGACGGATTGTGAGCGCCGCGGTGATCGACGAGGACGAGATCTTCGACGAGCAGGCCGACGACAAGGTGGCCGTCGATGACTGA
- a CDS encoding SDR family NAD(P)-dependent oxidoreductase, with protein MTDSPVAVVTGGASGIGAAVVTALRERGYRIGTLDLSGETRADHAVAADVSDGAAVSGAVAEIRAELGPITALVTSAGHYEMAPVSQISTQAWHRMLRVHVGGLFHAARACLPDMVERGSGAVVAVASELAVGGGDGDAHYAAAKGAILGVVRSLAAEVADRGVRVNAVAPGPTDTPLLADDSPWRAADYLDTLPLRRLVTPAEVARCVQYLVCDATFSTGDVVNVNAGAVI; from the coding sequence ATGACTGACTCACCCGTCGCGGTCGTCACCGGCGGCGCCAGCGGGATCGGTGCCGCGGTGGTCACCGCGTTGCGCGAGCGCGGCTACCGCATCGGCACGCTCGACCTGTCCGGTGAAACGCGGGCGGATCATGCTGTGGCAGCGGATGTTTCCGATGGTGCCGCGGTGTCCGGCGCGGTCGCCGAGATCCGCGCGGAGCTCGGACCCATCACCGCACTGGTGACCTCGGCGGGGCACTACGAGATGGCTCCGGTCAGCCAGATCAGCACCCAGGCCTGGCACCGCATGCTGCGGGTCCACGTGGGCGGGCTGTTCCACGCCGCTCGGGCCTGCCTGCCGGACATGGTGGAGCGGGGCTCTGGCGCGGTGGTCGCGGTGGCCAGTGAACTGGCCGTCGGTGGCGGCGACGGGGACGCCCACTACGCGGCGGCCAAGGGCGCCATCCTCGGCGTGGTGCGCAGCCTGGCCGCCGAGGTGGCCGATCGCGGCGTGCGCGTGAATGCGGTGGCGCCCGGCCCTACCGACACCCCGCTGCTCGCCGACGATTCGCCTTGGCGCGCAGCCGATTACCTCGACACCCTGCCGTTGCGGCGGCTGGTCACGCCGGCCGAGGTGGCGCGTTGTGTGCAATACCTGGTGTGCGACGCCACGTTCAGCACCGGTGACGTCGTCAATGTCAACGCAGGAGCGGTGATATGA
- a CDS encoding SDR family NAD(P)-dependent oxidoreductase: MSSLSGRVALVTGAVQGMGAAHARRLAAAGATVAVNDIRGTAALDELASEIGGLAVPGDVSDPEAGVRIVDAVVAAAGRLDVLVANHAYMTMAPLLEHDEADWWRVIDTNLGGTFHLVQAALPHMRRNGGGRIVVISSEWGVTGWPEATAYAASKAGLISLVKTLGRELAPEGIIVNAVAPGVTDTPQLRVDAEAAGITLAEMHQRYAESIPLGRIGSVDEIAAAVQFLADFEMSAVVGQVISCNGGATRTRV, translated from the coding sequence ATGAGCTCGCTGTCGGGCCGGGTGGCGTTGGTCACCGGAGCCGTACAGGGAATGGGCGCGGCGCATGCGCGACGCCTGGCTGCCGCGGGGGCTACGGTGGCGGTCAACGACATTCGCGGCACTGCCGCCCTGGATGAGCTGGCCTCCGAGATCGGCGGACTGGCCGTCCCCGGCGATGTCAGCGACCCCGAAGCCGGTGTCAGGATCGTCGATGCGGTGGTGGCCGCGGCGGGCCGGCTCGACGTGCTGGTCGCCAACCACGCGTACATGACCATGGCGCCGCTGCTCGAACACGACGAGGCGGACTGGTGGCGGGTCATCGACACCAACCTGGGCGGCACCTTCCATCTGGTGCAGGCGGCCTTGCCGCACATGCGTCGCAACGGTGGCGGCCGGATCGTGGTGATCTCCAGCGAGTGGGGTGTCACCGGCTGGCCGGAGGCGACGGCCTATGCGGCGTCGAAGGCCGGGCTCATCTCGTTGGTCAAGACCTTGGGCCGGGAGCTGGCGCCGGAAGGCATCATCGTCAACGCGGTGGCGCCCGGAGTGACCGACACCCCGCAGCTGCGGGTCGACGCCGAGGCGGCCGGGATCACGCTGGCGGAGATGCACCAGCGCTACGCCGAGTCGATCCCGTTGGGCCGCATCGGTTCTGTCGACGAGATCGCGGCGGCAGTGCAGTTCCTGGCCGACTTCGAGATGTCGGCGGTCGTCGGGCAGGTGATCTCCTGCAACGGCGGGGCCACCCGGACGAGGGTGTGA
- the speB gene encoding agmatinase — MTEGNQVAGQPYVRSETGNVGQIDAMAVPRYAGIATFARLPQRHEVSGYDIAVLGVPFDTGVTYRPGARFGPAAIRQASRLLKPYHPALDVSPFAQAQVVDAGDVAANPFDIEAAVDQIREGIAELVTTPQQRVVLLGGDHTIALPALQAMHAVHGPVALVHFDAHLDTWDTYFGAPCTHGTPFRRASEQGLIVKGHSAHIGIRGSLYDRADLLDDESLGFTVVHCRDIDRIGVDGVIERIRERVGDHPVYVSIDIDVLDPAFAPGTGTPEIGGMTSRELVAVLRAMRGLPIVGADVVEVAPAYDSGDVTAVAAANLAYELITLMADDD; from the coding sequence ATGACGGAAGGGAATCAGGTGGCAGGCCAGCCGTACGTGCGGTCGGAGACGGGCAACGTCGGTCAGATCGATGCGATGGCGGTACCGCGATATGCCGGTATCGCCACGTTCGCCCGGCTGCCGCAGCGGCACGAGGTCTCCGGCTACGACATCGCGGTGCTCGGGGTGCCGTTCGACACCGGCGTCACCTACCGGCCCGGTGCCCGGTTCGGCCCGGCCGCGATCCGGCAGGCCTCACGTCTGCTCAAGCCGTATCACCCGGCACTGGATGTCAGCCCGTTCGCGCAGGCGCAGGTGGTCGATGCCGGGGATGTCGCGGCCAATCCATTCGACATCGAGGCGGCGGTGGACCAGATCCGGGAGGGCATCGCGGAATTGGTGACGACGCCGCAGCAGCGGGTGGTGCTGCTCGGCGGGGACCACACCATCGCGTTGCCGGCCCTGCAGGCGATGCACGCGGTGCACGGCCCGGTGGCGCTGGTGCATTTCGACGCCCACCTCGATACCTGGGACACCTATTTCGGTGCGCCCTGCACGCACGGCACCCCGTTCCGCCGGGCCTCCGAACAGGGCCTGATCGTGAAGGGCCACTCGGCGCACATCGGGATCCGCGGCTCGCTCTACGACCGCGCCGACCTGCTCGACGATGAGTCGTTGGGCTTCACGGTGGTGCACTGCCGCGATATCGACCGCATCGGCGTCGACGGTGTCATCGAGCGGATTCGTGAGCGGGTCGGGGATCACCCGGTGTACGTCTCGATCGACATCGACGTACTGGACCCGGCCTTCGCCCCGGGCACGGGCACCCCCGAGATCGGCGGCATGACGAGCCGAGAGTTGGTGGCGGTATTGCGCGCCATGCGCGGCCTGCCGATCGTCGGCGCGGACGTGGTGGAGGTCGCCCCGGCCTACGACAGCGGTGACGTCACCGCCGTGGCGGCGGCCAATCTGGCCTACGAACTGATTACGCTGATGGCCGACGATGACTGA
- a CDS encoding polysaccharide deacetylase, with amino-acid sequence MTEFRWPEGKTAAAAFTFDVDAESAVLWGNDGVAARMSVMSHQAYGPLVGIPRILDLLERHQIPSTFFVPGHTAHRYPEAVRAIVAAGHEIAHHGYLHEQPTALTLQEEVDALDRGLDALAEVAGVRPVGYRAPMWDLSWHTPSLLAERDFLYDSSLMDADTPYELAVGDTSLVEIPIQWALDDWEQYCYLPDISGSGLIESPRKARELWQLEFDALRRAGACWVLTNHPFLSGRASRAAELDDLMRYVREHTEVWTTNLAAIAEHVRTLGLAPRSITKP; translated from the coding sequence ATGACTGAATTCCGTTGGCCAGAAGGAAAAACCGCGGCCGCCGCCTTCACCTTCGACGTCGATGCCGAATCGGCGGTGTTGTGGGGCAACGATGGCGTCGCCGCGCGGATGAGTGTGATGTCCCACCAGGCCTACGGCCCGCTGGTGGGCATTCCGCGGATCCTGGATCTGCTGGAGCGGCACCAGATTCCGTCGACGTTCTTCGTCCCCGGTCACACCGCGCACCGGTACCCCGAGGCGGTGCGGGCGATCGTGGCGGCCGGCCACGAGATCGCCCACCACGGCTATCTGCATGAGCAGCCGACGGCGCTGACTCTCCAGGAGGAGGTCGACGCGCTGGACCGCGGGCTGGACGCGCTGGCGGAGGTGGCCGGGGTCCGGCCGGTCGGCTACCGGGCGCCGATGTGGGACCTGTCCTGGCACACCCCGTCACTGCTCGCGGAGCGCGACTTCCTGTACGACTCCAGCCTGATGGACGCCGACACCCCCTACGAGTTGGCGGTCGGCGATACCTCGCTGGTGGAGATTCCGATCCAATGGGCGCTCGACGACTGGGAGCAGTACTGCTACCTGCCCGACATCTCCGGTTCCGGTCTGATCGAGAGCCCGCGCAAGGCCCGGGAACTGTGGCAGCTGGAGTTCGACGCGCTGCGCCGCGCCGGCGCGTGCTGGGTGCTGACCAATCACCCGTTCCTGTCCGGGCGGGCGTCGCGGGCAGCCGAACTCGACGACCTGATGCGATATGTGCGCGAGCACACCGAAGTCTGGACGACGAACCTCGCGGCGATCGCCGAGCATGTGCGCACGCTCGGGCTGGCGCCGCGCAGCATCACCAAGCCGTGA
- a CDS encoding SDR family oxidoreductase, translated as MSKSPLRRLSEQLLLTSMRPPLTERLQARDDIDVAGKRILLTGASSGIGEAAAEKFAAKGATVIAVARRQELLDDLVGRISAKGGDARAHAVDLSDMDAIDELVATVERDLGGVDILINNAGRSIRRPLAESLDRWHDVERTMTLNYYSPLRLIRGLAPGMRERRDGHIINVSTWGVMNESSPLFAVYNASKAALSAVSRVIETEWAAVGVHSTTLYYPLVKTPMIAPTRAYDGLPGLTASEAADWMLTAARTRPVQIAPRMAVTAKAINTVAPALVDAVMKRQRVQPV; from the coding sequence ATGAGCAAGAGCCCGCTGCGCCGGCTGTCCGAACAGCTGTTGCTGACCAGCATGCGTCCGCCGCTGACCGAACGGCTGCAGGCCCGCGACGATATCGACGTCGCCGGCAAGCGCATCCTGCTGACCGGCGCTTCTTCGGGCATCGGCGAGGCCGCGGCCGAGAAATTCGCCGCCAAGGGGGCCACCGTGATCGCGGTGGCCCGCCGCCAGGAGCTGCTCGACGACCTCGTCGGGCGGATCTCCGCGAAGGGCGGCGACGCCCGCGCCCATGCGGTGGACCTGTCCGACATGGACGCCATCGACGAACTGGTCGCCACCGTGGAACGCGACCTGGGCGGCGTCGACATCCTGATCAACAACGCGGGCCGGTCGATCAGGCGTCCGCTGGCCGAGTCACTGGACCGTTGGCACGACGTCGAGCGCACGATGACGCTCAACTACTACTCACCGCTGCGGCTCATCCGCGGCCTGGCACCGGGCATGCGGGAACGCCGCGACGGGCACATCATCAACGTGTCCACCTGGGGTGTGATGAACGAATCCTCACCGCTGTTCGCGGTGTACAACGCCTCCAAGGCCGCCCTCAGCGCGGTCAGCCGGGTCATCGAAACCGAATGGGCCGCCGTCGGCGTGCATTCCACGACGCTGTACTACCCGCTCGTGAAGACGCCGATGATCGCACCGACCCGCGCGTACGACGGCCTGCCCGGCCTGACGGCCTCCGAGGCGGCGGACTGGATGCTGACCGCAGCGCGCACCCGGCCGGTGCAGATCGCCCCGCGGATGGCGGTGACCGCCAAGGCCATCAACACCGTGGCCCCCGCCTTGGTCGACGCGGTGATGAAACGGCAACGGGTGCAGCCGGTCTGA
- a CDS encoding pyridoxamine 5'-phosphate oxidase family protein, with translation MTITGKLDQRFSEATEPTGWPTTTGALDTAELYWLTTVRGDGRPHVTPLVGVWTDGAFVFCTGPAEQKARNLQAGAAVVVTTGTNTWNAGLDVVVEGTATRVTGRARLTALADVYRAKYGDDWDFDCDDEVFDPQGEAAIVYQVSPAKVIAFAKSPHGQTTFRF, from the coding sequence ATGACCATCACTGGCAAGCTCGACCAGCGCTTCAGCGAGGCAACCGAACCGACCGGGTGGCCGACCACCACCGGCGCACTCGACACGGCCGAGCTGTACTGGCTCACCACCGTGCGCGGCGACGGGCGACCGCACGTGACGCCCCTGGTGGGGGTGTGGACGGACGGCGCGTTCGTGTTCTGCACCGGGCCGGCCGAACAGAAGGCCCGGAACCTGCAGGCCGGCGCCGCCGTCGTCGTCACCACCGGAACCAACACGTGGAATGCGGGCCTGGACGTCGTCGTCGAGGGCACGGCTACGCGGGTGACCGGGCGGGCGCGCCTGACCGCGCTGGCCGACGTCTACCGGGCCAAGTACGGCGACGACTGGGATTTCGATTGCGACGACGAGGTTTTCGACCCGCAGGGTGAGGCAGCGATCGTGTACCAGGTGAGCCCGGCGAAGGTGATCGCGTTCGCGAAGTCACCCCATGGCCAGACCACCTTCCGCTTCTGA
- a CDS encoding 1,4-dihydroxy-2-naphthoyl-CoA synthase has protein sequence MSADNPFDPTVWEPVPGFDDLTDITYHRHVADGARQPTVRVAFDRPEVRNAFRPHTVDELYRVLDHARMSLDVGVVLLTGNGPSVKDGGWAFCSGGDQRIRGRSGYQYASGETAETVDAARAGRLHILEVQRLIRFMPKVVICLVNGWAAGGGHSLHVTCDLTLASRQHARFKQTDADVGSFDGGFGSAYLARQTGQKFAREIFFLGRAYDAETMYQMGAVNEVVDHAELESVGLQWATEINGKSPQAIRMLKFSFNLIDDGLVGQQVFAGEATRLAYMTDEAVEGRDAFLEKRDPDWSAFPRYF, from the coding sequence GTGAGTGCAGACAACCCGTTCGACCCGACAGTCTGGGAGCCGGTACCCGGCTTCGACGACCTGACCGACATCACCTATCACCGCCACGTCGCCGACGGCGCCCGGCAGCCCACGGTGCGGGTCGCGTTCGACCGGCCCGAGGTGCGCAACGCATTCCGGCCGCACACCGTCGACGAGCTGTACCGCGTGCTCGACCACGCCCGGATGTCGCTCGATGTCGGTGTGGTGTTGCTGACCGGCAACGGCCCGTCGGTCAAGGACGGCGGCTGGGCGTTCTGCTCGGGCGGGGACCAGCGCATCCGCGGCCGGTCCGGCTACCAGTACGCCAGCGGCGAGACCGCCGAGACGGTCGACGCCGCCCGGGCCGGACGGCTGCACATCCTCGAGGTGCAACGGCTGATCCGGTTCATGCCCAAGGTGGTGATCTGCCTGGTCAACGGCTGGGCAGCCGGCGGCGGACACAGTCTGCACGTCACCTGCGATCTGACCCTGGCCAGCCGCCAGCACGCCCGGTTCAAGCAGACCGATGCCGACGTCGGCAGCTTCGATGGGGGCTTCGGCAGCGCCTACCTCGCCCGCCAGACCGGGCAGAAGTTCGCCCGCGAGATCTTCTTCCTGGGCCGCGCCTACGACGCCGAGACCATGTACCAGATGGGCGCGGTGAACGAGGTCGTCGACCATGCCGAACTCGAGTCGGTCGGCCTGCAGTGGGCCACCGAGATCAACGGCAAGTCGCCCCAGGCGATCCGGATGCTGAAGTTCTCGTTCAACCTGATCGACGACGGCCTGGTGGGCCAGCAGGTGTTCGCCGGCGAAGCCACCCGGTTGGCCTACATGACCGACGAGGCCGTCGAAGGCCGCGACGCGTTCCTGGAGAAGCGCGATCCGGACTGGAGTGCCTTCCCGCGCTACTTCTAG